The sequence TCATATTAAAGCGGCTGTAGCAGTTTAAACCAAAGTATTTTAGTGTGTAATTTATGATCGCTACAATTTTCCATGCGGGTAAAGAATATAAAGTTGATTTTTTTAAACCACTGGATATTTCAATACCCTTAAAAGCCGATAAAGACTGCGCCAGTGCATGGTATGTAGAACCCATGAAACTGGAACCGGTTGTTATGGGCGAGTGGATAGGAGATGTAAATAAAGGTGGAAGCGTCAATTTCAGAACCGTTACCTTTAATCCACATGGCAATGGTACTCATACAGAATGTGTGGGGCATATCAGCAAAGAGTTCTATACTATCAATAAATCGCTGGAGCGTTTTCTATTTATCGCTGAGGTAGTAACCGTGCTTCCAACGGATCTTGGTAATGGGGATTATGTGATTACACGCAAACAATTAGAGCAACTTCTCGCAGAAAGCGGTAAACCCGAAGCTTTGGTTATCAGAACCTTAAGCAATGGCTTAAATAAATTGGCTGTTAATTATAGCAATACAAATCCCCCTTATATTTTAAAGGAAGCTATA is a genomic window of Sphingobacteriaceae bacterium containing:
- a CDS encoding metal-dependent hydrolase translates to MIATIFHAGKEYKVDFFKPLDISIPLKADKDCASAWYVEPMKLEPVVMGEWIGDVNKGGSVNFRTVTFNPHGNGTHTECVGHISKEFYTINKSLERFLFIAEVVTVLPTDLGNGDYVITRKQLEQLLAESGKPEALVIRTLSNGLNKLAVNYSNTNPPYILKEAIEFLNELGVMHLLIDMPSIDRESDGGKLEAHHAFWNYPENTQMHKTITEFIYVSNDIDDGTYLLNLQIAPFENDASPSKPVLYKVF